A genomic region of Phragmites australis chromosome 2, lpPhrAust1.1, whole genome shotgun sequence contains the following coding sequences:
- the LOC133909360 gene encoding fructokinase-1-like produces MAGGRELVVSFGEMLIDFVPTVAGVSLAEAPAFLKAPGGAPANVAIAVSRLGGGAAFVGKLGDDEFGRMLAAILRDNGVDGGGVVFDAGARTALAFVTLRADGEREFMFYRNPSADMLLTADELNVELIKRAAVFHYGSISLIAEPCRSAHLRAMEIAKEAGALLSYDPNLREALWPSREEARTQILSIWDQADIVKVSEVELEFLTGINSVEDDVVMKLWRPTMKLLLVTLGDQGCKYYARDFHGAVPSYKVQQVDTTGAGDAFVGALLRKIVQDPSSLQDQKRLEEAIKFANACGAITTTKKGAIPSLPTETEVLAFCS; encoded by the exons ATGGCGGGCGGGCGAGAGCTGGTGGTGAGTTTCGGGGAGATGCTGATAGACTTCGTGCCAACGGTGGCGGGGGTGTCGCTGGCGGAGGCGCCGGCCTTCCTCAAGGCGCCTGGGGGCGCGCCGGCCAACGTCGCCATCGCGGTCTCGCGCCTCGGCGGCGGGGCAGCCTTCGTCGGCAAGCTCGGGGACGACGAGTTCGGCCGCATGCTCGCGGCCATCCTCCGCGACAACGgcgtcgacggcggcggcgtcgtcTTCGACGCTGGGGCGCGCACCGCGCTCGCCTTCGTCACGCTGCGTGCCGACGGGGAGCGCGAGTTCATGTTCTACCGCAACCCCAGTGCCGACATGCTCCTCACCGCCGACGAGCTCAACGTCGAGCTCATCAAGAGA GCTGCAGTCTTCCACTACGGATCAATAAGCTTGATTGCTGAGCCTTGCCGGTCGGCACATCTGCGTGCCATGGAGATTGCCAAAGAGGCTGGTGCACTGCTCTCTTATGACCCGAACCTGAGGGAGGCATTGTGGCCATCCCGTGAGGAGGCCCGCACCCAGATCTTGAGTATTTGGGACCAGGCAGACATTGTCAAGGTCAGCGAGGTCGAGCTTGAGTTCTTGACAGGCATCAATTCAGTGGAGGACGATGTTGTAATGAAGCTGTGGCGGCCTACCATGAAGCTGCTCCTGGTGACTCTTGGAGATCAAGGATGCAAGTACTATGCCAGG GATTTCCATGGAGCTGTCCCTTCCTACAAAGTACAACAAGTTGATACAACAGGCGCAGGTGATGCATTCGTTGGTGCTCTGCTCCGAAAGATTGTCCAAGATCCATCCTCGCTACAG GATCAGAAGAGGCTTGAGGAGGCAATTAAATTTGCAAATGCATGTGGAGCAATCACCACCACAAAGAAAGGGGCAATCCCGTCGCTGCCCACTGAAACTGAGGTTTTGGCGTTTTGCAGCTGA
- the LOC133908282 gene encoding uncharacterized protein LOC133908282, with product MWDSIVKVLAMIHEDEHNPGRVGGLRKDQNIVQAMSLLIDVKARLITFRNVSEEMDHRFNEVSSELLVYFSCLDPRNSFSKFDVGKNARLTEIYDEYFTIVDRSLIKDQLETFIIHVKRIDDFTVCHDLGSLAVKMVETEKHIAFPLVYRLIELVLILSVATASIERAFSAMHLIKTDLRNKMSDDWLNYLLVRYIEKEIFKGLNCDKIKKSFQVMKDRKMDLPRKPKGSRRA from the exons ATGTGGGATTCCATAGTCAAGGTGTTGGCCATGATTCATGAGGACGAACATAATCCTGGTCGAGTAGGTGGTTTG agaaaagatcaaaatattgTTCAAGCCATGTCATTGCTTATTGATGTGAAAGCACGTTTGATCACCTTCAGAAATGTTTCTGAAG AGATGGATCATCGCTTTAATGAGGTATCATCGGAGTTGCTCGTTTAtttttcttgtcttgatccaaGAAATTCCTTCTCTAAGTTTGATGTTGGTAAGAATGCTCGACTAACGGAGATCTATGACGAATATTTCACAATTGTTGATCGTTCTCTTATAAAAGATCAACTTGAGACCTTCATTATACATGTGAAAAGAATTGATGATTTCACTGTTTGTCATGATCTTGGAAGTTTAGCCGTGAAGATGGTTGAAACTGAAAAGCATATTGCTTTTCCATTGGTCTATCGCCTCATTGAGTTAGTATTGATTCTATCAGTGGCAACGGCATCAATTGAAAGAGCATTCTCGGCTATGCACTTAATCAAGACAGATTTGCGTAATAAGATGTCCGATGATTGGCTCAATTACTTATTGGTGCGCTACATTGAGAAGGAGATTTTTAAAGGACTTAATTGTGATAAAATTAAGAAGAGTTTTCAAGTCATGAAAGACCGCAAAATGGACTTGCCGAGGAAACCTAAAGGATCTAGACGTGCTTAG
- the LOC133909362 gene encoding uncharacterized protein LOC133909362 isoform X2: MARTEKVAGDGCSGGEGQVEVEVGLGVDGKGVIECRICQEEGEEDAMDSPCACSGTLKFAHRKCIQRWCNKKGNITCEICNQVYSPNYVLPPTKCCSGEMDMDLRQNWVGRIDPHDSHFLAIAIAEQQLLQAEFDDCVSSNSSGVTCCRTIALILMFLLLVRHVIVIVRDVSMLQDATVLFSATLQFAGFFLPCYVIARSCYAFQHRRRRQ; the protein is encoded by the exons ATGGCGCGCACCGAGAAGGTTGCTGGCGATGGCTGCTCCGGTGGCGAAGgccaggtggaggtggaggtcgGGTTGGGGGTGGACGGCAAGGGGGTCATAGAGTGTCGGATATGccaggaggagggggaggaggacgcCATGGACTCTCCCTGCGCTTGCTCCGGAACACTCAAG TTCGCCCACAGGAAATGCATACAGAGATGGTGCAACAAGAAGGGGAATATTACGTGTGAAATCTGCAACCAG GTTTACTCCCCAAATTATGTCCTCCCTCCAACCAAATGTTGTTCAGGTGAAATGGACATGGATCTTAG GCAAAACTGGGTTGGACGAATTGATCCTCATGATTCTCATTTTCTAGCCATTGCCATCGcagagcagcagctgctgcaagCTGAATTTGATGATTGTGTGTCATCAAATTCTAGTGGTGTCACATGCTGCCGAACCATTGCTTTAATT TTGATGTTCCTTTTGCTTGTGCGCCATGTAATTGTTATTGTGAGGGATGTTAGCATGCTACAAGATGCAACAGTGCTGTTCAGT GCAACTCTTCAGTTCGCGGGATTCTTTCTTCCTTGTTATGTTATAGCCCGTTCTTGCTATGCTTTTCAACACCGGAGGCGAAGACAG TAA
- the LOC133909362 gene encoding uncharacterized protein LOC133909362 isoform X1 — MARTEKVAGDGCSGGEGQVEVEVGLGVDGKGVIECRICQEEGEEDAMDSPCACSGTLKFAHRKCIQRWCNKKGNITCEICNQVYSPNYVLPPTKCCSGEMDMDLRQNWVGRIDPHDSHFLAIAIAEQQLLQAEFDDCVSSNSSGVTCCRTIALILMFLLLVRHVIVIVRDVSMLQDATVLFSATLQFAGFFLPCYVIARSCYAFQHRRRRQV, encoded by the exons ATGGCGCGCACCGAGAAGGTTGCTGGCGATGGCTGCTCCGGTGGCGAAGgccaggtggaggtggaggtcgGGTTGGGGGTGGACGGCAAGGGGGTCATAGAGTGTCGGATATGccaggaggagggggaggaggacgcCATGGACTCTCCCTGCGCTTGCTCCGGAACACTCAAG TTCGCCCACAGGAAATGCATACAGAGATGGTGCAACAAGAAGGGGAATATTACGTGTGAAATCTGCAACCAG GTTTACTCCCCAAATTATGTCCTCCCTCCAACCAAATGTTGTTCAGGTGAAATGGACATGGATCTTAG GCAAAACTGGGTTGGACGAATTGATCCTCATGATTCTCATTTTCTAGCCATTGCCATCGcagagcagcagctgctgcaagCTGAATTTGATGATTGTGTGTCATCAAATTCTAGTGGTGTCACATGCTGCCGAACCATTGCTTTAATT TTGATGTTCCTTTTGCTTGTGCGCCATGTAATTGTTATTGTGAGGGATGTTAGCATGCTACAAGATGCAACAGTGCTGTTCAGT GCAACTCTTCAGTTCGCGGGATTCTTTCTTCCTTGTTATGTTATAGCCCGTTCTTGCTATGCTTTTCAACACCGGAGGCGAAGACAG GTGTAA
- the LOC133909361 gene encoding uncharacterized protein LOC133909361, which translates to MDRSLPVTVAVAAALICCFGLCRGERLGARECEELGFTGLALCSDCNALAEFVKDQELVEDCRKCCTEDSDDSISKLTFSGAIVEVCMRKLVFYPEVVSFLEEDKDDFPYVEARYSYGSPPKLIMLDDKDEQKETIRIDNWKREHIRQFLKEKVKPVKSDS; encoded by the exons ATGGATCGATCTCTCCCTGTCACGgtggccgtcgccgccgcgctcaTCTGCTGCTTCGGCCTCTGCCGCGGCGAGCGGCTCGGGGCGAGGGAGTGCGAGGAGCTGGGGTTCACCGGCCTCGCCCTCTGCTCCGACTGCAACGCCCTCGCCGAGTTCGTCAAGGACCAAG AACTAGTGGAGGACTGTCGTAAATGTTGCACTGAGGATTCAGACGATTCTATCAGTAAG CTCACATTCTCCGGTGCAATTGTTGAGGTGTGTATGAGAAAGCTGGTGTTTTATCCCGAAGTTGTTAGCTTCCTCGAAGAGGATAAAGATGACTTCCCTTATGTTGAAGCCCGTTATTCCTATGGCTCTCCACCAAAGCTCATAATGCTTGATGACAAGGATGAGCAGAAGGAGACCATAAG GATCGACAACTGGAAGCGGGAGCATATTCGGCAATTTCTCAAGGAGAAGGTGAAGCCAGTGAAATCAGACAGCTGA
- the LOC133909363 gene encoding uncharacterized protein LOC133909363 has product MAPISPTFFLSRALPPLQLPAETGRAAGVASMASAATLPMLRLKPRCHSYFQAIDPVLAHIKISSACKCQIPTQRLLVSSGGRSLLHTFLQVSAVGSGRDSSITEDKRKSDLSLENVKVSVMSRDDDKINVRVQLPGKATQKVFDEALAILARDAPPVPGFRKSKGGKTSNIPSSILLQMLGKSRVTKFVLQEILSITIEEFVKKENLKVNPEIKTTQSEGEMESAFMPGSAFEFNVILQLEKSDSDENSEGQSDTSE; this is encoded by the exons AAGGGCAGCGGGAGTCGCCTCCATGGCCTCAGCTGCAACCCTTCCCATGCTCCGGCTAAAACCAAGATGCCACAGCTACTTTCAG GCGATCGATCCAGTTCTTGCCCACATCAAGATTTCTAGCGCCTGCAAGTGCCAGATACCAACCCAGCG GTTGCTTGTTTCCAGCGGAGGAAGAAGTTTGCTGCACACATTCCTGCAGGTGTCTGCAGTTGGATCAG GTCGTGACTCATCCATCACTgaagacaagaggaagagcgACCTGTCGCTGGAGAACGTCAAGGTGTCCGTCATGTCGCGCGACGACGACAAGATCAAT GTAAGAGTGCAGTTGCCTGGAAAGGCAACACAAAAGGTTTTTGATGAAGCTCTTGCAATATTGGCTCGCGATGCACCGCCAGTTCCTGGTTTCAGAAAGTCCAAGGGAG GGAAAACATCAAAT ATCCCCAGCAGCATCCTCCTCCAGATGCTCGGCAAAAGCCGGGTCACCAAGTTCGTTCTTCAGGAAATACTGAGCATCACCATTGAAGAATTTGTCAAGAAG GAAAACCTCAAGGTGAACCCTGAGATCAAGACGACCCAGTCCGAAGGCGAGATGGAGTCAGCGTTTATGCCAGGTTCAGCATTCGAGTTCAATGTTATCCTGCAGCTTGAGAAATCTGATTCTGATGAGAATTCAGAGGGGCAATCTGACACTTCAGAGTAG